The following proteins are co-located in the Sphingomonas donggukensis genome:
- the cobA gene encoding uroporphyrinogen-III C-methyltransferase, producing the protein MASLLDPTARGRVILVGAGPGDPGLLTVRAVEALKVADVVVHDGLIDPRVLDLAPENAHRISVAKQRSRHTLSQDGINALIVAHVRLGQVVVRLKGGDPFIFGRGGEEVEAVRAAGLPVEVIPGVSAALGCAAEAMLPLTHRDWSSAVSFVAGQCKGLADQDWSGLAGKGRTLVIYMGVATCTDIADKLMADGVAPDMPVAVLEKGTLTGHRALRTLLADLGDMMRREDVQSPAIIVVGEVVLLADADDRLGTLAAQAEVLA; encoded by the coding sequence ATGGCAAGTCTCCTCGATCCCACCGCGCGCGGGCGCGTCATCCTAGTCGGCGCAGGGCCGGGCGACCCCGGCCTGCTCACCGTCCGCGCGGTCGAGGCGCTGAAGGTCGCCGACGTCGTCGTTCACGACGGCCTGATCGACCCCCGCGTGCTCGACCTTGCCCCTGAAAATGCCCACCGCATCTCGGTCGCCAAGCAACGCTCGCGCCACACCCTGTCTCAGGACGGCATCAACGCGCTCATCGTCGCCCACGTCCGGCTGGGTCAGGTCGTCGTGCGGTTGAAGGGCGGCGACCCCTTCATCTTCGGGCGCGGCGGTGAGGAAGTGGAGGCGGTTCGCGCCGCCGGCCTGCCGGTCGAGGTGATCCCCGGCGTCTCCGCGGCGCTGGGCTGCGCGGCGGAGGCGATGCTGCCGCTCACCCACCGCGACTGGTCCTCGGCGGTCAGCTTCGTGGCTGGCCAGTGCAAGGGGCTCGCCGATCAGGACTGGTCGGGCCTTGCCGGCAAGGGACGCACCCTCGTCATCTACATGGGCGTCGCGACCTGTACCGACATCGCCGACAAGTTGATGGCGGACGGCGTCGCCCCCGACATGCCGGTGGCGGTGCTGGAGAAGGGCACGCTCACCGGCCACCGCGCGCTGCGCACCCTGCTCGCCGACCTGGGCGACATGATGCGGCGGGAGGATGTGCAGAGTCCGGCAATCATCGTCGTCGGCGAAGTCGTCCTGCTCGCCGACGCCGACGACCGGCTCGGCACACTTGCCGCGCAGGCGGAGGTATTGGCGTGA
- a CDS encoding phosphoadenylyl-sulfate reductase — translation MAEAAQRRVDRIDVRSRWSAADAIRLNRLFTGADTHEMLATLLREHMLGDVAIVSSFGAESAVLLDLVAAVDRTVPVLFLDTGKHFAETLAYRDALATRLGLTDLRVLAPDPTELAARDEAGLRWSYDPDGCCDLRKVRPLERALAGFDASITGRKAFQATTRAALPRFEVDGDRLKVNPLANWTRADIDAHFAARALPRHPLEAQGFASIGCSPCTSRVQPGEDPRSGRWRGWDKTECGIHTDTGEDDQPSF, via the coding sequence ATGGCTGAGGCCGCCCAACGCCGCGTCGACCGCATCGACGTCCGCTCCCGGTGGAGCGCAGCGGACGCGATTCGGCTCAATCGCCTGTTCACCGGCGCCGACACGCACGAGATGCTCGCGACGCTGCTACGCGAGCACATGCTGGGCGACGTCGCCATCGTGTCGTCGTTCGGCGCGGAGTCGGCGGTCCTGCTCGATCTCGTCGCAGCGGTCGACCGTACGGTGCCGGTGCTGTTCCTCGATACCGGCAAGCATTTCGCCGAGACGCTCGCTTACCGCGACGCGCTTGCCACCCGCCTCGGCCTGACCGATCTGCGCGTGCTGGCCCCCGACCCGACGGAGCTCGCGGCCCGCGACGAGGCTGGCCTGCGCTGGTCCTACGACCCCGACGGCTGCTGCGACCTGCGCAAGGTTCGCCCGCTCGAGCGCGCGCTCGCCGGGTTCGACGCGAGCATCACCGGGCGCAAGGCGTTCCAGGCGACCACCCGCGCCGCGCTTCCCCGGTTCGAAGTCGACGGAGACCGGCTGAAGGTCAACCCTCTCGCAAACTGGACCCGCGCCGACATCGACGCCCATTTCGCAGCCCGCGCCCTGCCTCGCCACCCTCTGGAGGCGCAAGGGTTCGCGTCTATCGGCTGCTCCCCCTGCACCAGCCGCGTACAGCCCGGCGAAGACCCCCGCTCGGGCCGCTGGCGCGGCTGGGACAAGACCGAATGCGGCATCCACACCGACACCGGCGAGGACGACCAGCCGAGTTTTTGA
- a CDS encoding Lrp/AsnC family transcriptional regulator, which translates to MAFDRIDRQIMALLQDDGRMTNVDLAERVGLTAPPCLRRVRGLEEQGAIKGYHAAINPASLGYTITVFAMVSLKSQAEGDLSAFERHVATIPEIRECHMLNGEIDFILKIVATDLQAFQELLTTQLTPAPNVSHVKTSLTIRTAKSEPGIPVG; encoded by the coding sequence ATGGCTTTCGACCGCATCGACCGGCAGATCATGGCGCTGCTCCAGGACGACGGGCGCATGACCAACGTCGACCTGGCCGAGCGCGTCGGGCTGACCGCCCCGCCCTGCCTGCGCCGCGTCCGCGGGCTGGAGGAACAGGGAGCGATCAAGGGGTATCACGCCGCGATCAATCCGGCGAGCCTCGGCTACACAATCACCGTCTTCGCGATGGTCAGCCTGAAAAGCCAGGCCGAGGGCGACCTGTCGGCGTTCGAGCGCCACGTCGCGACCATCCCCGAGATTCGCGAATGCCATATGCTGAACGGGGAAATCGACTTCATCCTGAAGATCGTCGCGACCGACCTGCAGGCGTTCCAGGAATTGCTGACGACACAGCTGACCCCTGCGCCCAATGTCAGCCATGTGAAGACGTCGCTGACGATCCGCACGGCGAAATCGGAGCCCGGCATTCCGGTCGGCTAG
- a CDS encoding nitrite/sulfite reductase, which yields MYRYDTYDQAIVDARVDEFRDQVQRRLAGQMTEDQFKPLRLMNGLYLQLHAYMLRVAVPYGTLDSRQTRMLAHIARKYDRGYGHFTTRQNIQYNWIKLADAPDILADLATVEMHAIQTSGNCIRNISSDQFAGAAADEVTDPRPWAELIRQWSTFHPEFSYLPRKFKIAVIASESDRAAMRLHDIGIQLVERDGQIGARVFAGGGMGRTPMIAPEINDFVPAADILSYLEAALRVYNRHGRRDNIYKARIKILVNDLGAEEYARQVAEEHAAVKALGIDPPQAELDRVSAMFAPPAFVPDLPTDLDRSDPDFAVWLDQNVSAHKHPGYSIVSISLKPIGGIPGDASADQIDTLADLAERYSFDELRVTHAQNIVLPHVATRDLPAVWAALREAELADANLDLISDIIACPGLDYCSLANARSIPVAQKIATRFVDRQRDLGELKLKISGCINACGHHHAGHIGILGVDKKGVENYQLLLGGSGAEDVSLAKITGPGFSEDGIVDAVEKVTDLYLAERADGERFLDTYRRLGMEPFKEAIYG from the coding sequence ATGTACCGCTACGACACCTACGACCAGGCGATCGTCGATGCCCGCGTCGACGAATTCCGCGACCAGGTGCAGCGTCGCCTCGCCGGCCAGATGACCGAGGACCAGTTCAAGCCGCTCCGGCTGATGAACGGCCTGTACCTCCAGCTTCACGCCTATATGCTGCGCGTCGCGGTGCCCTATGGCACGCTCGACAGCCGCCAGACGCGGATGCTGGCGCACATCGCGCGCAAATACGACCGCGGATACGGCCATTTCACGACGCGCCAGAACATCCAGTACAACTGGATCAAGCTGGCCGACGCGCCCGACATTCTCGCCGACCTCGCCACGGTCGAGATGCATGCCATCCAGACGTCGGGCAATTGCATCCGCAACATCAGTTCGGACCAGTTCGCCGGCGCCGCCGCCGACGAGGTGACCGATCCGCGCCCCTGGGCCGAGCTGATCCGGCAATGGTCCACCTTCCACCCCGAATTCAGCTACCTGCCGCGCAAGTTCAAGATCGCCGTGATAGCCTCGGAATCTGACCGCGCGGCGATGCGGCTGCACGATATCGGCATCCAACTGGTGGAGCGCGACGGGCAGATTGGCGCGCGTGTGTTTGCCGGCGGCGGCATGGGCCGCACGCCGATGATCGCGCCCGAGATCAACGACTTCGTGCCCGCAGCCGATATCCTGTCGTATCTCGAGGCGGCGCTTCGCGTCTACAATCGCCACGGCCGCCGCGACAACATCTACAAGGCGCGGATCAAGATCCTGGTCAACGATCTGGGCGCCGAAGAATACGCGCGTCAGGTCGCCGAGGAACATGCCGCGGTGAAGGCGCTCGGCATCGACCCGCCGCAGGCCGAACTGGATCGCGTCAGCGCGATGTTCGCCCCACCCGCCTTCGTCCCCGACCTGCCGACCGATCTCGATCGCTCCGACCCCGATTTCGCGGTCTGGCTCGACCAGAACGTCTCGGCGCACAAGCACCCCGGCTACAGCATCGTCTCGATCAGCCTGAAACCGATCGGCGGCATCCCCGGCGACGCCAGCGCCGACCAGATCGATACGCTGGCCGACCTCGCCGAACGCTACAGCTTCGACGAACTGCGCGTCACCCACGCCCAGAACATCGTCCTGCCGCACGTCGCCACCCGCGATCTGCCCGCGGTGTGGGCGGCCTTGCGCGAAGCCGAACTCGCCGACGCGAACCTCGACCTCATCAGCGACATCATCGCCTGCCCCGGCCTCGATTACTGCAGCCTCGCCAACGCCCGCTCGATCCCCGTCGCACAGAAGATCGCGACCCGCTTCGTGGATCGCCAGCGCGACCTCGGCGAACTGAAGCTGAAGATCAGCGGCTGCATCAACGCCTGCGGCCATCACCACGCCGGCCACATCGGCATCCTCGGCGTCGATAAGAAGGGGGTCGAAAACTACCAGCTCCTGCTCGGCGGATCTGGGGCCGAGGACGTCAGCCTCGCGAAGATCACCGGCCCCGGCTTCTCGGAGGACGGCATCGTCGACGCGGTCGAAAAGGTCACCGACCTCTATCTCGCCGAACGCGCCGACGGCGAACGCTTCCTCGACACCTACCGCCGGCTCGGCATGGAGCCGTTCAAGGAGGCGATCTATGGGTGA
- a CDS encoding polysaccharide deacetylase family protein: MEARPPFRPAVPAPGARLCWPAEFGRRYTIFVDTEEEFDWDAPFRRDATGVTATAAIPDAAARFTGLGAPLTYLVDHPVATDPRAVAAIARALEDGRSAVGTQLHPWVNPPFDEAVTPANSFVGNLPPALEAAKLDVLTAAIAQAFGRRPVSYRAGRYGLGTGSTALLADRGYRIDTSMRARYDFTAKGGPDYRAIGNDAFRVDGLVELPLTTIFTGVARRGGEWLHALAGRIPRGTGLLARAGLLNRVALTPEDMPQAEALEAVRVAVGEGLALLNLSFHSPSLVPGHTPYVRDARDLAAFWGWWDAVLGLLDRLGVRSASEADILDACAVANTPVSTDHAGGL, translated from the coding sequence GTGGAAGCGCGCCCGCCCTTCCGACCCGCCGTGCCGGCGCCGGGCGCGCGGCTCTGCTGGCCCGCCGAATTCGGGCGCCGCTACACGATCTTCGTCGATACCGAGGAGGAATTCGACTGGGACGCGCCGTTCCGTCGGGACGCGACGGGCGTGACCGCGACCGCGGCGATCCCGGACGCGGCGGCGCGGTTCACCGGGCTCGGCGCGCCGCTCACCTATCTGGTCGACCATCCGGTCGCCACCGATCCCCGCGCCGTCGCCGCGATCGCGCGTGCGCTGGAGGACGGGCGGTCGGCGGTCGGCACGCAGCTGCACCCCTGGGTCAACCCGCCGTTCGACGAAGCGGTAACGCCCGCCAACAGCTTCGTCGGCAACCTGCCGCCGGCGCTCGAGGCGGCGAAGCTCGACGTGCTGACCGCGGCGATCGCGCAGGCGTTCGGGCGACGGCCGGTCAGCTACCGCGCGGGGCGCTATGGCCTCGGCACCGGCAGCACCGCGCTGCTCGCCGACCGCGGCTACCGCATCGATACGTCGATGCGCGCGCGATACGACTTCACCGCGAAGGGCGGGCCGGATTACCGCGCGATCGGCAACGATGCGTTCCGGGTGGACGGGCTGGTCGAGCTGCCGCTGACGACGATCTTCACCGGCGTCGCCCGGCGCGGCGGGGAGTGGCTGCATGCGCTCGCGGGCCGCATCCCCCGCGGCACGGGCCTGCTCGCGCGCGCCGGCCTGCTCAACCGCGTCGCCCTGACGCCCGAGGACATGCCGCAGGCCGAGGCGCTGGAAGCGGTGCGCGTGGCGGTCGGGGAGGGGCTGGCGCTCCTGAATCTGTCGTTCCACTCGCCCTCGCTGGTGCCCGGCCACACTCCCTACGTGCGCGATGCGCGCGACCTGGCGGCGTTCTGGGGGTGGTGGGACGCGGTGCTCGGCCTGCTCGACCGACTGGGCGTGCGCTCGGCGAGCGAGGCGGATATCCTCGATGCTTGCGCGGTCGCAAACACCCCCGTATCGACCGACCACGCTGGGGGCCTGTAG
- the astD gene encoding succinylglutamate-semialdehyde dehydrogenase, protein MAGQEIVSIEPATGAILWRGMPSDVDEEVARAREGWAGWASQPLAFRIETLRRFANVVRQRAEGFADTIARETGKPLWEARTEVETVVAKVDISVTAFSERTGQRRIDAPMNTRMALRHKPHGVLAVLGPYNFPAHLPNGHIVPALLAGNAIVFKPSEKTPASGAFLVDCYHAAGVPESVVRMVIGGPDEGKALAAHDGIDGLLFTGSARTGLALNRLYADRPEKILALEMGGNNPIVVWGQPDLYAAAVLVVQSAFTTSGQRCTAARRLIVDETLADPLLAEIEKIVSRLIVGEPHADPAPFMGPVIDNDVADMLTESFLALLTMGGRAIRHLERPIDNRPFLTPSLIDMTGAGESPDVELFGPILQVYRAKTFDDAIRTANDTRYGLSASLISQDPQLYNAFWANIRAGIVNWNRPTNGASSGAPFGGIGWSGNHRPSAFYAADYCAYPVVSNEADQARASIGIGLRDVDGDR, encoded by the coding sequence ATGGCGGGGCAGGAAATCGTATCGATCGAGCCGGCGACGGGCGCGATCCTGTGGCGGGGCATGCCGTCGGACGTCGATGAGGAGGTCGCCCGCGCCCGCGAAGGCTGGGCCGGCTGGGCCTCGCAACCGCTCGCCTTCCGCATCGAAACGCTGCGCCGCTTTGCCAACGTCGTGCGCCAGCGTGCCGAGGGGTTCGCCGACACCATCGCCCGCGAAACCGGCAAGCCGCTGTGGGAAGCCCGCACCGAAGTCGAGACCGTCGTCGCCAAGGTCGACATCTCGGTCACCGCCTTTTCCGAGCGCACCGGCCAGCGTCGCATCGACGCGCCAATGAACACGCGCATGGCCCTGCGGCACAAGCCGCACGGCGTGCTCGCGGTGCTCGGCCCCTATAATTTCCCCGCGCACCTGCCCAACGGCCACATCGTGCCGGCACTGCTCGCCGGCAACGCGATCGTATTCAAGCCGTCGGAAAAGACCCCGGCATCGGGCGCCTTCCTGGTCGATTGCTACCATGCCGCCGGCGTGCCGGAGAGCGTCGTCCGCATGGTCATCGGCGGCCCGGACGAGGGCAAGGCGCTCGCTGCCCACGACGGTATCGACGGCCTGTTGTTCACCGGCTCGGCGCGCACCGGCCTGGCGCTCAACCGCCTCTATGCCGACCGGCCCGAGAAAATCCTGGCGCTGGAAATGGGCGGCAACAACCCGATCGTGGTGTGGGGCCAGCCCGATCTCTACGCCGCGGCGGTGCTGGTCGTGCAGTCGGCCTTCACCACCTCCGGCCAGCGCTGCACCGCCGCGCGCCGGCTGATCGTGGACGAGACGCTGGCCGACCCGCTGCTCGCCGAGATCGAGAAGATCGTGTCGCGCCTGATCGTGGGCGAACCGCACGCCGATCCCGCACCTTTCATGGGCCCGGTGATCGACAATGATGTCGCCGACATGCTGACCGAGAGCTTCCTCGCGCTGCTGACGATGGGCGGTCGTGCGATCCGCCATCTCGAACGCCCGATCGACAACCGCCCGTTCCTCACGCCCTCGCTGATCGACATGACCGGTGCCGGCGAGAGCCCCGACGTCGAGCTGTTCGGCCCGATCCTCCAAGTGTACCGGGCGAAGACCTTCGACGACGCGATCCGCACCGCCAACGACACCCGTTACGGCCTGTCGGCGTCGCTCATCAGCCAGGATCCCCAGCTCTACAACGCGTTCTGGGCGAACATCCGCGCCGGCATCGTCAACTGGAACCGCCCGACCAACGGCGCGTCATCGGGCGCACCGTTCGGGGGCATCGGCTGGTCGGGCAACCACCGCCCCAGCGCCTTCTACGCCGCCGATTACTGCGCCTATCCGGTCGTCAGCAACGAGGCAGACCAGGCCCGCGCGAGCATCGGGATTGGCCTGCGCGACGTCGACGGGGATCGCTAG
- a CDS encoding sensor histidine kinase yields MRFDDALTTVMSAPLASPASVQAAWRQLVDLAGRGRVSSVEAAVAALADLQAEVPLAVRAASARALIGAQPPLALVRLLARDDMTVAAPVLRTATLAHAEWVTLLPELGPAARAILRHRRDLPEGMAHALDSYGTVDFVIEGAPGTAAIATPISLPEAATPSPAPATIPGDPGAFVSLGRIAMGLPVVAEALRRENDNESPLAAADHPFRIADIVARIEAYQKQEPRAAPPPPAPAPAFGAEGFRFETDAAGIVRWVEGAPRGAIVGVSLAQAARPGAPGVDGIAAGACRRRARFDAARLQVGAGSPAAGLWLISAVPGFDPASGRFTGYRGSARRPRADELPRASQAAAADAVRQIVHELRTPTNAISGFSEMIEHQLLGPVADPYREQAATIRGESRRLLAAIDDIDTAARIEAGSLPTRKDRVALDALVAESVRDLAALAADRGAGITVSGTAAQVVADRDALARLVARLLAAMLGAAAAGEAIAIDIAPATADRVALAVDRPAALDAYPGETILDIAAEDCATSLLGTGFALRLARNLAREIGGALTIGQRRLTLTLPRAVEQGMEQAQHL; encoded by the coding sequence GTGCGCTTCGACGATGCCCTGACGACGGTGATGTCGGCGCCCCTGGCGAGTCCCGCGTCGGTGCAGGCGGCCTGGCGCCAGCTGGTCGACCTGGCGGGGCGCGGGCGCGTATCCTCGGTCGAGGCGGCGGTGGCGGCGCTGGCCGACCTTCAGGCGGAGGTGCCGCTGGCGGTGCGCGCGGCGAGCGCGCGGGCGCTGATCGGGGCGCAGCCGCCGCTGGCGCTCGTCCGGCTGCTGGCGCGCGACGACATGACGGTGGCCGCGCCGGTGCTGCGCACCGCGACGCTGGCGCACGCCGAGTGGGTGACGCTGCTCCCCGAACTGGGCCCGGCGGCGCGCGCGATCCTGCGCCATCGCCGCGACCTGCCCGAGGGCATGGCGCATGCGCTCGACAGCTACGGCACGGTCGATTTCGTCATCGAGGGCGCGCCCGGTACCGCTGCTATCGCGACGCCAATATCGCTGCCCGAAGCCGCGACGCCGTCGCCCGCACCGGCGACGATCCCCGGCGATCCGGGCGCGTTCGTGTCGCTTGGGCGGATCGCGATGGGCCTGCCGGTGGTCGCGGAGGCGCTGCGCCGCGAGAACGACAATGAATCGCCGCTCGCGGCGGCGGATCATCCGTTCCGCATTGCCGACATCGTCGCGCGGATCGAGGCATATCAGAAGCAGGAGCCGCGCGCGGCTCCGCCGCCGCCCGCGCCCGCGCCCGCATTCGGTGCCGAGGGCTTCCGCTTCGAAACCGATGCCGCCGGCATCGTTCGCTGGGTGGAGGGGGCGCCGCGCGGTGCTATCGTCGGCGTGTCGCTGGCGCAGGCGGCGCGGCCTGGCGCGCCCGGCGTCGATGGCATCGCCGCGGGGGCCTGCCGCCGCCGCGCCCGCTTCGACGCGGCGCGTTTGCAGGTCGGCGCGGGATCGCCCGCCGCCGGATTGTGGCTGATCTCCGCGGTGCCGGGATTCGATCCCGCCAGCGGGCGCTTCACCGGCTACCGCGGCAGCGCGCGCCGCCCGCGCGCCGACGAACTGCCGCGCGCGTCGCAGGCCGCCGCCGCCGATGCGGTGCGCCAGATCGTCCACGAACTGCGCACGCCGACCAACGCGATCTCCGGTTTTTCCGAGATGATCGAGCATCAGCTGCTCGGCCCCGTCGCCGATCCCTACCGCGAACAGGCGGCGACCATCCGCGGCGAATCGCGCCGGTTGCTGGCGGCGATCGACGACATCGACACCGCAGCGCGGATCGAGGCGGGGTCGCTGCCGACGCGCAAGGACAGAGTCGCGCTCGACGCGCTGGTCGCAGAGAGCGTGCGCGACCTGGCGGCGCTGGCCGCGGATCGCGGCGCGGGCATCACGGTGTCGGGCACGGCGGCGCAGGTGGTCGCCGACCGCGATGCGCTCGCCCGGCTGGTCGCGCGGCTGCTGGCGGCGATGCTGGGCGCAGCCGCGGCGGGCGAGGCGATCGCCATCGATATCGCGCCCGCGACCGCCGACCGCGTGGCGCTGGCCGTCGATCGCCCCGCCGCGCTCGACGCCTATCCGGGCGAGACGATCCTGGACATCGCCGCGGAGGACTGCGCGACCTCGCTGCTCGGTACCGGCTTCGCGCTGCGGCTCGCACGCAATCTGGCGCGCGAGATCGGCGGCGCGCTGACGATCGGGCAGCGGCGCTTGACACTCACCCTGCCGCGCGCGGTAGAGCAGGGCATGGAGCAGGCGCAGCACCTCTGA
- a CDS encoding DUF2849 domain-containing protein: MKLLTGNDLPTGDVLWWTGTGWSRHVDDAADVDENGAAIATAEEGARRVNAPYVIDATATADGPRPAHIKDRVRALGPTVRPDLTLKPADPAAGSWVI; encoded by the coding sequence GTGAAACTGTTGACCGGAAACGACTTGCCGACCGGCGATGTGCTGTGGTGGACCGGCACCGGCTGGTCGCGCCACGTCGACGATGCCGCCGACGTCGACGAGAACGGCGCTGCCATCGCGACCGCGGAGGAAGGCGCCCGCCGCGTCAACGCCCCCTACGTCATCGACGCCACCGCCACCGCGGACGGACCCCGCCCCGCCCACATCAAGGACCGCGTCCGTGCGCTGGGGCCGACGGTGCGCCCCGACCTGACATTGAAGCCCGCCGATCCGGCGGCGGGAAGCTGGGTGATCTGA
- a CDS encoding protein adenylyltransferase SelO: MTDFPQARDITVFQGAVTILELGDAFYDPVAAADFPETVLRFRNDRAAAEIGLDTLEDAAWLRHFGRFEPLPGSLVQPLALRYHGHQFRVYNPDIGDGRGFLFAQARDRDGRLMDLGTKGSGRTPWSRSGDGRLTLKGGVREILATEMLEALGVQTSRTLSLIETGEALERGDEPSPTRSAVLVRLSHSHIRIGTFQRLAYLRDTENMARLVDYVLVHLHGDAPGDPVKLLDTVVARTARLAASYMAAGFVHGVLNTDNITVTGESFDYGPWRFAPTWEPGFTAAYFDHAGLYAFGRQPEAIHWNTMQLAVSLRALVEAEPLIAVLDTFGDRYQAAVTDALLWRLGVTPRGGPEDRALIQAIEPALRESGIGIDRFFFDAFGGTLPDTPSFAEPRARVAPYRPRKDRAHAYWSGAPCSMLIDEVEAIWAAIDSRDDWAPLHAKVADIRAMAEALR; this comes from the coding sequence ATGACCGACTTCCCGCAAGCGCGCGACATCACTGTGTTCCAAGGCGCCGTCACGATTCTGGAGCTGGGCGACGCCTTCTACGATCCGGTGGCGGCGGCGGACTTCCCCGAAACCGTCCTGCGCTTCCGCAACGATCGCGCGGCGGCGGAAATCGGGCTCGACACGCTCGAGGACGCCGCGTGGCTCCGCCATTTCGGGCGGTTCGAGCCCTTGCCGGGAAGCCTCGTACAGCCGCTGGCGCTGCGCTACCACGGGCATCAGTTCCGGGTGTACAATCCCGACATCGGCGACGGGCGCGGCTTCCTGTTCGCACAGGCACGCGACCGCGACGGGCGGCTGATGGACCTCGGCACCAAGGGGTCGGGGCGCACGCCGTGGAGCCGGTCGGGCGACGGGCGGCTGACGCTGAAGGGCGGCGTCCGCGAAATCCTCGCGACCGAGATGCTCGAGGCGCTGGGCGTCCAGACCTCGCGCACGCTGTCGCTGATCGAAACCGGCGAGGCGCTGGAGCGCGGCGACGAACCCTCACCCACCCGCTCGGCGGTGCTCGTCCGGCTCAGCCACAGCCATATCCGCATCGGCACCTTCCAGCGGCTGGCCTATCTGCGCGATACCGAAAACATGGCGCGGCTGGTCGATTACGTGCTCGTCCACCTCCACGGCGACGCGCCGGGCGATCCGGTGAAGCTGCTCGACACCGTCGTCGCCCGCACCGCGCGGCTGGCCGCCAGCTACATGGCGGCGGGTTTCGTCCACGGCGTGCTCAACACCGACAACATCACCGTGACGGGAGAGAGCTTCGATTACGGCCCCTGGCGGTTCGCGCCGACGTGGGAGCCGGGCTTCACCGCCGCCTATTTCGACCACGCCGGCCTCTACGCCTTCGGTCGCCAGCCCGAGGCGATCCACTGGAACACGATGCAGCTGGCGGTGTCGCTGCGCGCGCTGGTCGAGGCCGAGCCGCTGATCGCGGTGCTCGACACCTTCGGCGATCGCTACCAGGCGGCGGTCACCGACGCGCTGCTCTGGCGGCTTGGCGTTACTCCGCGTGGGGGGCCGGAGGACCGCGCCCTTATCCAGGCGATCGAACCGGCGCTCAGGGAAAGCGGCATCGGTATTGACCGCTTCTTCTTCGATGCGTTCGGCGGCACCCTGCCCGACACGCCGTCCTTCGCCGAGCCCCGCGCGCGCGTCGCCCCCTATCGCCCGCGCAAGGATCGCGCCCACGCCTATTGGTCGGGCGCCCCCTGCTCCATGCTGATCGACGAGGTCGAGGCGATCTGGGCGGCGATCGACAGTCGCGACGACTGGGCACCGCTCCACGCCAAGGTCGCCGATATTCGCGCGATGGCCGAGGCACTTCGCTAG
- a CDS encoding DUF934 domain-containing protein, whose translation MGDLLNYRDAAPQEQPAVTLEAFLDQPDAGAVRLEAGDDARALLPHLAHLTLVEIAFPSFRDGRGYSAARILREAGYAGELRAQGDVLVDQVAFMRRCGFDSFAPEAPIDQTVLAAALARYDAVYQRAADERVPVWQHRHG comes from the coding sequence ATGGGTGACCTGCTCAACTACCGCGACGCCGCGCCGCAGGAGCAGCCCGCGGTCACGCTCGAGGCCTTCCTCGACCAGCCAGATGCCGGCGCCGTCCGGCTGGAGGCCGGCGACGACGCCCGCGCGCTGCTGCCCCACCTCGCCCACCTGACGCTCGTCGAAATTGCCTTCCCCAGCTTCCGCGACGGTCGCGGCTATTCGGCGGCACGTATCCTTCGGGAGGCGGGCTATGCCGGCGAGTTGCGCGCGCAGGGCGACGTGCTGGTCGACCAGGTGGCATTCATGCGCCGCTGCGGCTTCGACAGTTTCGCGCCCGAGGCGCCGATCGACCAGACCGTCCTCGCCGCCGCCCTCGCCCGCTACGACGCCGTCTATCAGCGCGCCGCCGATGAGCGCGTGCCCGTCTGGCAACACCGTCATGGCTGA